In Colletotrichum lupini chromosome 6, complete sequence, a single window of DNA contains:
- a CDS encoding glycosyl hydrolase family 10, whose product MRAQPKTIEWRLKLRSTQDPDRHKYTQIRASLDKATITKNEQDTMKFSLPLLLAPLAVLGLPTADDTAASHSHSHAARGHHAAAHLLTRQSPTSIDKLFKAKGKLYIGVSGDNDIMQQGKTAAVIQQNFGQVTPEYSMKWDATEPTRGNFDFTNSDFLVNFAQQNGKSIRGHTLLWHQALPAWVSAIKDKATMTRVIETHVKTIVGKYKGKIRSWDVVNEAFNDNGTIRSTAFSNVLGEAYIGVAFRAARLADPAAKLYINDYNLDNAGWGKVTAMVNKVNQWIGQGIPIDGIGSQAHLAANMSGNIQAALEALARSRASEIAITELDIPGAPPNDYATVVGACLNVPKCKGVTVWGVSDKQSWMATAKPLLFDENWNPKPAYNAIVAKLRK is encoded by the exons ATGCGCGCGCAACCCAAGACAATCGAGTGGCGGCTCAAATTACGCAGCACGCAGGACCCAGACAGACAT AAATACACACAAATCCGCGCCAGTTTGGATAAGGCAACAATAACCAAAAACGAACAAGACACAATGAAGTTCTctctccccctcctcctaGCCCCCCTCGCCGTCCTCGGCCTCCCCACCGCCGACGACACCGCggcctctcactctcactctcacgcCGCCCGAGGCCACCACGCCGCCGCCCACCTCCTCACCCGCCAATCCCCCACCAGCATCGACAAGCTCTTCAAGGCAAAGGGCAAGCTCTACATTGGCGTCTCGGGCGACAACGACATCATGCAGCAGGGCAAGACCGCCGCCGTCATCCAGCAGAATTTCGGCCAGGTGACGCCCGAGTACTCGATGAAGTGGGACGCCACCGAGCCGACGCGGGGCAACTTTGATTTCACAAACTCGGACTTCCTCGTCAACTTTGCGCAACAGAACGGGAAGAGCATCAGGGGCCATACGTTGCTCTGGCATCAGGCTTTGCCGGCGTGGGTGTCTGCTATCAAGGACAAGGCGACCATGACCAGGGTGATTGAGACGCACGTCAAGACGATTGTGGGCAAGTACAAGGGCAAGATCAGGTCATGG GACGTCGTAAACGAAGCCTTCAACGACAACGGCACGATCCGCAGCACGGCCTTCTCCAACGTCCTGGGCGAAGCGTACATCGGCGTCGCCTTCCGCGCCGCGCGCCTCGCGGATCCCGCGGCGAAGCTGTACATTAACGACTACAACCTCGACAACGCCGGCTGGGGCAAGGTCACGGCCATGGTGAACAAGGTGAACCAGTGGATTGGGCAGGGCATCCCCATTGACGGTATTG GCTCCCAAGCCCACCTGGCAGCAAACATGTCCGGCAACATCCAAGCCGCCCTCGAAGCCCTCGCCCGCTCCCGCGCCTCGGAGATCGCCATCACCGAGCTCGACATCCCCGGCGCGCCCCCCAACGACTACGCCACCGTCGTCGGCGCCTGCCTCAACGTGCCCAAGTGCAAGGGCGTCACCGTCTGGGGCGTCAGCGACAAGCAGTCGTGGATGGCCACCGCCAAGCCCCTGCTCTTTGACGAGAACTGGAACCCCAAGCCTGCGTACAACGCCATCGTTGCCAAGTTGCGCAAGTGA